A genomic region of Porticoccaceae bacterium LTM1 contains the following coding sequences:
- a CDS encoding GspE/PulE family protein codes for MTEAATFDRKLDLRGLLRDLEEDGLINRETVNVIAGSTRSREQALLHPLVYIASQQPEDNRREGRTLTLDLLTEWLANRAGLEVAHIDPLKINVAAVSEVMSFAFAKRHGILCIDAQKDELLIVTAEPYTSEWVAGLEQVTRRKVRRVVANPADIEKYQVEFYSLARSIVGADKQTGGNTSAVTNFEQLMKLGNLTNPDAQDQHIVAIVDWLLQYAFEQRASDIHIEPRREKGKIRFRIDGVLHLVYEMPLQIMVAMTSRLKVLARMNVAEKRKPQDGRIKTMSPEGREVELRLSTLPTAFGEKLVMRIFDPDVLLRSFSELGLVGEDSKRWQEMVSRPHGIVLVTGPTGSGKTTTLYSSLKMLATESVNVSTVEDPIEMVVDSFNQTQVHHKIDLDFAAGIRTLLRQDPDIIMVGEIRDRETAEMATQAALTGHLVISTLHTNDAPTAINRLLDIGIPAHLIRVTLNGVMAQRLLRTLCPHCKEKVPLEADAWQQLVRPWKVAPPKEVYRAVGCLECRGTGYLGRQGIYEILPMSETLRPMIQENVDLDQLRLQAMKEGMRTLRLSGAQKVGVGLTSIEEVMRVAPDSGK; via the coding sequence ATGACTGAAGCGGCGACTTTTGATCGAAAGCTGGATCTGCGCGGTTTACTGCGTGATCTGGAAGAAGACGGTTTGATCAATCGGGAAACCGTGAATGTTATTGCAGGCAGCACGCGAAGTCGTGAACAGGCTTTGCTCCACCCGCTGGTCTACATCGCCAGTCAGCAGCCCGAGGATAATCGCAGGGAAGGCCGCACGCTAACCCTGGATCTGTTGACCGAATGGTTGGCGAATCGTGCCGGTCTTGAAGTGGCGCATATTGATCCGCTGAAAATTAATGTGGCGGCAGTCAGCGAAGTGATGTCCTTTGCGTTTGCAAAACGACATGGCATTTTGTGCATTGATGCGCAAAAGGATGAACTGCTGATCGTAACCGCCGAGCCGTACACGTCAGAGTGGGTGGCCGGACTGGAACAGGTAACCCGCAGAAAAGTGCGACGCGTGGTCGCCAATCCCGCTGATATTGAAAAATACCAGGTTGAATTCTATTCGCTGGCGCGCTCAATTGTGGGCGCCGACAAACAAACCGGAGGCAATACTTCGGCGGTAACCAATTTTGAGCAGCTGATGAAGCTGGGCAATCTCACCAATCCGGATGCCCAGGATCAGCACATCGTGGCGATTGTCGATTGGTTGCTGCAATACGCGTTTGAACAGCGAGCCAGCGATATTCACATTGAGCCGCGTCGCGAGAAGGGCAAAATTCGGTTCCGTATTGACGGCGTACTGCACCTTGTTTACGAGATGCCGTTGCAAATCATGGTGGCGATGACAAGCCGCCTGAAAGTGCTGGCGCGAATGAATGTCGCAGAAAAGCGCAAGCCCCAGGATGGCCGAATAAAAACCATGTCACCGGAAGGTCGCGAGGTGGAACTGCGTCTATCGACACTGCCAACCGCCTTTGGTGAGAAACTGGTAATGCGGATTTTTGACCCCGATGTACTGCTGCGTAGTTTCAGCGAGCTGGGCCTGGTGGGCGAAGACAGCAAGCGCTGGCAGGAAATGGTCAGCCGACCACACGGCATCGTGCTGGTTACCGGCCCGACCGGCTCTGGTAAAACCACCACGCTTTATTCCAGCCTGAAAATGCTGGCCACGGAAAGCGTAAATGTCAGCACCGTGGAAGATCCCATCGAGATGGTAGTGGATAGCTTCAACCAGACTCAGGTGCACCACAAGATTGATCTCGATTTTGCCGCCGGTATTCGAACCCTGCTGCGTCAGGATCCGGACATCATCATGGTGGGCGAGATTCGCGATAGGGAAACAGCTGAAATGGCTACCCAAGCGGCGCTGACTGGCCACTTGGTGATCTCTACCCTGCACACCAATGATGCACCGACGGCTATCAACCGATTACTCGATATTGGTATTCCTGCGCACCTGATTCGCGTGACACTGAACGGGGTGATGGCACAGCGGCTGTTGCGCACGCTCTGCCCGCACTGCAAGGAAAAAGTGCCGCTTGAAGCTGATGCATGGCAGCAACTGGTTCGTCCCTGGAAAGTGGCACCGCCGAAAGAGGTCTATCGCGCAGTAGGTTGTCTGGAGTGTCGCGGCACTGGTTATCTTGGTCGTCAGGGCATCTACGAAATTTTGCCGATGAGCGAAACACTGCGACCAATGATTCAGGAAAACGTCGATCTTGACCAGTTGCGCCTGCAGGCCATGAAAGAGGGGATGCGCACCCTGCGACTGTCCGGTGCCCAGAAAGTGGGCGTGGGGCTAACCTCGATTGAAGAAGTAATGCGGGTGGCTCCCGACTCCGGTAAATAA
- the glnE gene encoding bifunctional [glutamate--ammonia ligase]-adenylyl-L-tyrosine phosphorylase/[glutamate--ammonia-ligase] adenylyltransferase, which yields MSTNQTLPDAILGEYQKWREHFCQTGGETLAGWLNEQSAGNPKFFQQLQLVWGCSDFVADYACRHSQRFQELVDSGDLNRHYPAKEWRQFGQTLLGKVSDETSLAAELRRFRNREMARIIWRDFAGEANLDATTADMTALAECCLQTALDYLYQSGCTTSGVPIGQRSGKPQQLVVLGMGKLGAGELNVSSDIDLIFAYPESGETDDSGTGRSRSNHEFFERLGRKLIQALDARTVDGFVFRVDMRLRPYGGSGPLVGSFDALETYYQTQGRDWERFAMIKARPVAGDLAAGRKLLEALRPFTYRKYIDFGAIEALREIKALIEHEVHRTGAHNDIKRGAGGIREVEFIGQAFQLIRGGRDPRLQQPALLTVLPLLEELHALPEGKSDELIKAYRFLRRVEHAVQGIADRQTQQLPSDELGRWRVATLNECGSWPEFESELSAHRKVIQDEFAQVVSVPVGERGAEDIQDVSAGQLLWQMVQREKPLAESLGELGFEDPEGSEQQLFALLASKPIQLMQASARERLDRLMPILLLGCAEQENSSQLLQRVLKLVEAVARRSAYLALLVENPGALQQLLRLCAASPWIGEQIASWPALLDELLDPRTLYSPHDKFQLADELRQQLLRIPEDDLEAQLEVLRYFKRSNSLRVAACEVTDALPLMKVSDNLTWIAEVLIEQVLQLAWKQLVERHGEPGWKEGEPKPGFLVTGYGKLGGIELGHSSDLDLVFLYRADPNLRTSGERPIDNATFFLRLGQRVIHLLTTQTTTGVLYEVDMRLRPSGNSGMLVTTLAGFAKYQLNDAWTWEHQALVRARAIAGDTELVKEFNQVREQVMLQPRSQTALAKEVAEMRSKMAEHLNNAPSDRFDLKQGSGGIVDIEFMVQFAVLAWANECPALARWSDNIRILESLAESGKLASEQVEQLIEAYKTYRIAGHKAQLQQQPGTVDAEQFIEQRQQVRAIWKQLLPTL from the coding sequence ATGTCTACAAACCAAACCCTACCCGATGCCATTCTGGGCGAGTACCAGAAGTGGCGAGAACACTTTTGCCAGACGGGTGGCGAGACTTTGGCAGGCTGGCTCAATGAACAGTCCGCTGGCAATCCCAAATTTTTCCAACAGCTTCAGCTGGTCTGGGGCTGCAGCGACTTTGTTGCTGATTACGCCTGTCGACATTCGCAACGATTTCAGGAGCTGGTGGATAGCGGTGACTTGAACCGCCATTACCCTGCAAAAGAGTGGCGGCAATTTGGCCAAACCCTGCTCGGTAAAGTGAGTGACGAGACCAGCCTGGCCGCAGAGCTACGGCGCTTTCGCAACCGCGAAATGGCGCGCATTATCTGGCGTGACTTTGCCGGTGAGGCCAACCTTGATGCCACCACCGCCGATATGACGGCATTGGCGGAGTGCTGTCTGCAAACTGCACTTGATTACCTCTATCAGAGTGGCTGCACAACATCCGGAGTTCCAATTGGCCAGCGTTCCGGCAAACCACAGCAATTGGTGGTACTGGGCATGGGTAAGCTCGGTGCTGGTGAGCTAAATGTCTCGTCAGATATCGACCTGATCTTTGCATATCCGGAATCCGGTGAAACAGACGACAGTGGCACAGGTCGCTCTCGCAGCAATCACGAGTTTTTTGAGCGTCTGGGTAGAAAATTGATTCAGGCACTGGATGCACGCACCGTCGATGGGTTTGTGTTTCGTGTTGACATGCGGCTTCGTCCCTACGGCGGCAGCGGCCCGCTTGTAGGCAGCTTCGACGCACTGGAAACCTATTATCAAACCCAGGGACGAGACTGGGAGCGCTTTGCGATGATCAAGGCGCGGCCAGTAGCGGGTGATCTGGCCGCGGGACGCAAACTGCTGGAGGCATTGCGACCTTTTACCTATCGCAAATACATCGACTTTGGTGCCATCGAAGCACTGCGAGAAATCAAAGCTCTGATTGAGCACGAGGTACACCGCACGGGTGCGCATAATGATATCAAGCGCGGTGCTGGCGGCATTCGCGAGGTGGAGTTTATCGGGCAGGCATTTCAGTTAATTCGAGGCGGTCGCGATCCGCGGCTGCAGCAGCCGGCTTTGCTGACTGTATTGCCGTTACTGGAAGAGCTGCATGCACTACCCGAGGGTAAGTCCGACGAACTGATCAAAGCCTATCGGTTTTTGCGACGGGTGGAGCACGCAGTACAGGGAATAGCCGATCGTCAAACGCAACAACTGCCGAGTGATGAATTGGGCAGATGGCGGGTGGCAACGCTGAATGAATGTGGCAGTTGGCCCGAATTCGAAAGTGAGCTGTCTGCCCACCGAAAGGTGATTCAGGACGAGTTTGCTCAGGTGGTTTCGGTACCGGTAGGGGAGCGGGGGGCTGAGGACATTCAGGATGTGTCAGCTGGGCAGCTGTTGTGGCAAATGGTACAGCGGGAAAAACCGCTTGCCGAATCATTGGGGGAGCTCGGTTTTGAAGACCCCGAGGGCAGCGAACAGCAATTGTTCGCACTACTGGCCAGCAAACCTATCCAGTTGATGCAAGCCAGTGCCCGCGAGCGACTCGACCGTTTAATGCCCATTTTATTGCTGGGTTGTGCCGAGCAGGAAAATTCATCGCAACTGTTACAACGAGTGTTGAAGCTGGTGGAAGCGGTGGCGCGGCGCAGCGCCTATCTGGCACTGCTGGTAGAGAATCCGGGTGCTTTGCAGCAGTTACTTAGGCTCTGTGCAGCAAGCCCCTGGATCGGCGAACAGATAGCCAGCTGGCCGGCATTGTTGGACGAATTGCTGGATCCGCGCACCCTTTACAGCCCGCACGACAAATTCCAGTTGGCAGATGAATTACGCCAGCAATTATTGCGCATTCCCGAAGATGACCTGGAGGCCCAGCTGGAAGTACTGCGCTACTTCAAGCGCTCCAATAGCCTGCGGGTAGCGGCATGCGAAGTGACTGATGCGCTGCCGCTAATGAAGGTCAGCGACAACCTCACCTGGATTGCTGAAGTGCTGATCGAGCAGGTACTGCAATTGGCCTGGAAGCAACTGGTGGAACGCCATGGCGAGCCCGGTTGGAAAGAGGGCGAACCAAAACCCGGTTTTCTGGTAACCGGTTACGGCAAATTGGGCGGTATCGAGCTGGGCCACAGTTCCGATCTTGACCTGGTGTTTCTCTATCGGGCCGACCCGAACCTGCGCACCAGCGGTGAGCGACCTATCGACAACGCCACATTCTTTCTGCGCCTCGGACAGCGGGTGATACACCTGCTGACCACCCAGACCACTACAGGCGTGCTGTACGAAGTGGATATGCGCCTGCGCCCGTCCGGCAACTCCGGCATGCTGGTTACCACTTTGGCGGGATTTGCCAAGTACCAGCTCAATGATGCCTGGACATGGGAGCACCAGGCATTGGTGCGCGCTCGAGCGATTGCCGGCGATACTGAGCTGGTGAAAGAATTTAACCAGGTCAGGGAACAAGTAATGCTTCAGCCGCGCAGTCAAACAGCGCTGGCCAAAGAAGTGGCCGAGATGCGCAGTAAAATGGCCGAGCATCTCAATAACGCCCCGAGTGACCGCTTTGACCTGAAGCAGGGCAGCGGCGGTATCGTCGATATTGAATTTATGGTTCAATTTGCGGTTTTGGCGTGGGCCAATGAATGCCCCGCACTGGCGCGTTGGAGCGATAATATTCGTATTCTGGAGAGTCTGGCGGAAAGCGGCAAACTGGCCAGCGAACAGGTAGAGCAACTGATAGAAGCTTATAAAACCTATCGTATTGCTGGGCACAAGGCCCAATTGCAACAGCAGCCGGGCACAGTCGATGCCGAACAGTTTATCGAGCAGCGCCAGCAAGTGAGAGCGATCTGGAAGCAGCTGCTGCCAACGCTTTGA
- the waaF gene encoding lipopolysaccharide heptosyltransferase II — MSLPIPQKILIIGPSWVGDMVMAQSLFIALKQQYPQCQIDVLAPAWTRPLLVRMPEITEAIAMPVGHGSLQWGLRKQVARELRDKSYDQAILLPNSLKSALIPWLAKIPLRTGWKGEMRYGLLNDLRPLDKQRYPLMVERFTALAYPKNHDLPEPPKPSLRVEPESVPALLEKFGLNLDRPVLVLCPGAEFGPAKRWPESHYAAVAEQKIADGWQVWIMGSGKDQPVAQAIVEQLSEPDCAHVLAGHTELADAVDLMAQASAVVSNDSGLMHIAAALNRPLVAVYGSTSPGFTPPLAEQVAIVSIPVDCGPCFQRECPQGHLKCLNNLSPSQVLEALTTISESQPVQMVDS, encoded by the coding sequence TTGAGCTTACCCATTCCACAAAAAATTCTTATCATCGGCCCGTCATGGGTCGGTGATATGGTGATGGCGCAGTCGCTGTTTATCGCCCTCAAGCAGCAGTACCCGCAGTGCCAGATCGATGTATTGGCTCCAGCCTGGACCCGGCCTCTGCTGGTGCGCATGCCTGAGATTACCGAGGCCATCGCTATGCCTGTTGGTCACGGCAGCCTGCAGTGGGGTTTGCGTAAACAGGTGGCGCGTGAACTGCGTGACAAAAGCTACGATCAGGCAATCTTGCTGCCTAACTCACTGAAATCTGCACTGATTCCCTGGTTGGCAAAAATTCCTCTTCGCACGGGCTGGAAAGGGGAGATGCGCTACGGCTTGCTCAACGACTTGCGACCGCTGGACAAGCAGCGTTATCCACTGATGGTGGAGCGCTTCACCGCCCTGGCGTACCCCAAAAATCACGATCTGCCCGAGCCGCCAAAACCGAGCTTGCGGGTGGAGCCGGAAAGTGTCCCTGCGCTGTTGGAAAAGTTCGGCTTGAATCTCGACAGGCCTGTGCTGGTGCTGTGCCCGGGTGCCGAGTTCGGCCCCGCCAAGCGATGGCCGGAGTCCCACTATGCGGCGGTAGCGGAACAAAAAATTGCCGACGGTTGGCAGGTCTGGATTATGGGCTCCGGTAAAGACCAGCCAGTGGCGCAGGCCATAGTCGAGCAGCTGAGCGAACCGGATTGTGCCCATGTTCTGGCTGGGCATACAGAACTGGCAGATGCTGTGGATCTGATGGCGCAGGCCAGTGCTGTGGTCAGTAACGACTCGGGCCTGATGCATATTGCAGCCGCCCTCAACCGACCTTTGGTAGCGGTGTACGGCTCCACCTCGCCCGGCTTTACGCCGCCGTTGGCAGAGCAGGTTGCGATTGTGTCGATCCCGGTGGACTGCGGTCCCTGCTTTCAACGCGAGTGTCCGCAGGGACATCTCAAATGCCTTAATAATCTGTCACCAAGTCAGGTGCTGGAAGCGCTGACCACAATTTCCGAATCGCAACCGGTACAGATGGTGGATTCGTGA
- a CDS encoding glycosyltransferase family 4 protein, whose protein sequence is MRLVFSLFKYFPYGGLQRDFYRIAECCARRGHEVHVLTRQWDGTKPESFRIHLLPVKAFSNNGKNRQFYRLAQQKISELKPDLVVGFNKMPGLDVYFAADPCYAAKVDEARKSWLYRMTPRYRHFKEFEQQLFSDNNAHFFVLTDQQANDYQRYYQTAASQFYKLPPGIARDRQAGENAEEVRKNFRKEFGLAERDNLLLLLGSGFRTKGVDRAIDALAALPIELREKTRLFVVGKDNPARYLQQAKQLGINEQVRFFSGRDDIPRFLQGADLLIHPAYSEAAGMVLLEAIVAGLPVLVTDVCGFAYYIDEAGAGVIHKSPFNAQLFTEQLQTMLEDTRQRQQWRENGIGFGRSADIFNLPERASDLIEQFAREKQQ, encoded by the coding sequence GTGAGGCTGGTTTTTTCCCTGTTCAAATACTTCCCTTACGGCGGCTTGCAGCGAGACTTTTATCGCATTGCCGAATGTTGTGCCAGGCGTGGTCATGAAGTACATGTGCTGACTCGCCAGTGGGATGGCACAAAGCCAGAGTCATTTCGAATTCACCTGTTGCCCGTTAAGGCGTTCAGCAACAATGGCAAAAACCGGCAGTTTTACCGTTTGGCGCAACAAAAAATCTCTGAGCTGAAACCGGATCTGGTAGTTGGCTTTAACAAGATGCCGGGGCTGGATGTTTATTTTGCCGCTGACCCTTGCTACGCCGCCAAAGTGGATGAGGCCAGGAAAAGCTGGTTGTACCGAATGACGCCTCGCTATCGCCATTTTAAAGAATTTGAGCAGCAGCTCTTCAGTGATAACAACGCCCATTTCTTTGTGTTGACCGATCAACAAGCCAACGACTACCAGCGCTACTACCAAACAGCTGCATCGCAATTTTATAAGTTGCCACCGGGTATTGCCCGGGATCGTCAGGCTGGCGAGAATGCAGAAGAAGTGCGTAAGAATTTTCGCAAAGAGTTCGGCCTTGCTGAACGCGATAATTTATTGCTTCTGCTCGGCTCCGGTTTCCGAACCAAGGGCGTTGATCGGGCTATTGACGCACTGGCAGCACTGCCAATTGAATTACGAGAAAAAACCCGATTGTTTGTGGTCGGTAAAGACAATCCTGCACGGTATCTGCAGCAAGCCAAACAGCTGGGCATCAATGAGCAGGTTCGGTTTTTTTCCGGACGCGACGATATACCAAGATTTTTGCAGGGCGCAGATCTGTTAATCCACCCTGCCTACAGCGAAGCAGCTGGCATGGTATTGCTGGAGGCGATAGTCGCTGGCCTACCGGTTCTGGTCACGGATGTTTGCGGCTTTGCATATTACATTGATGAGGCCGGGGCTGGTGTGATTCATAAATCACCATTTAATGCGCAGCTGTTCACTGAGCAATTGCAAACAATGCTGGAAGACACCAGGCAGCGTCAGCAGTGGCGCGAAAATGGTATTGGCTTTGGTCGCTCCGCAGATATATTTAACTTGCCAGAACGTGCCAGTGATTTGATTGAACAATTCGCAAGAGAAAAACAACAATGA
- the rfaP gene encoding lipopolysaccharide core heptose(I) kinase RfaP, with amino-acid sequence MKLWLREEFAKEWQEQDPFACADQLEGKVYRALEGRKTLRFELSGNSYFIKIHKGIGWGEIVKNLTQGRLPILGAGAEYRAINRLHELGVDTMTAAAFGERGVNPATQQSFLVTEDLAGSISLEDFCGNWQEQPPKLKLKRALIKKVATISAQLHNHGVNHRDYYICHFHLYPESLQEDHDNIRLHVIDLHRTQLRNRTPYRWRLKDLAGLYFSAMDVGLTRGDRLCFLKHYFQSSLKMVIRDQEKLLSDVERKAQALYEREQRKRRG; translated from the coding sequence ATGAAACTGTGGTTACGCGAAGAGTTCGCCAAAGAGTGGCAGGAGCAGGATCCGTTTGCATGTGCAGATCAGCTGGAGGGCAAAGTCTATCGCGCACTGGAAGGTCGAAAAACCCTGCGTTTTGAACTGTCTGGAAACAGTTATTTTATAAAAATTCACAAGGGCATCGGTTGGGGTGAAATAGTTAAAAACCTCACTCAGGGACGGTTGCCCATTCTTGGTGCTGGCGCAGAATATCGGGCCATTAATCGGTTGCACGAGTTGGGGGTCGACACCATGACGGCCGCTGCCTTTGGTGAGAGGGGAGTCAACCCAGCTACACAGCAGTCATTTCTGGTGACTGAAGATTTGGCGGGCTCTATCAGCCTTGAAGATTTTTGTGGCAACTGGCAGGAGCAGCCGCCAAAGTTAAAACTGAAGCGAGCGTTAATAAAAAAAGTGGCGACGATCAGTGCTCAGTTGCACAACCATGGCGTAAACCATCGGGACTATTATATTTGCCATTTTCACCTCTACCCGGAATCACTGCAGGAAGACCACGATAATATTCGCCTGCATGTGATTGACTTGCATCGAACCCAGCTCAGGAATCGAACGCCTTATCGGTGGCGGCTTAAAGATTTGGCCGGACTCTATTTTTCAGCCATGGATGTCGGGCTGACCAGGGGAGATCGACTCTGCTTTTTGAAGCACTACTTTCAGTCGTCGCTAAAGATGGTTATTCGTGATCAGGAAAAACTACTTTCAGATGTGGAGCGAAAGGCGCAGGCACTTTACGAGCGTGAGCAAAGGAAGCGTCGTGGCTAA
- a CDS encoding lipopolysaccharide kinase InaA family protein, protein MANRISNITRPEIVDWLSSDSKYFELLKESAIKRDDAMFSALITVGELKVFCKCFPLQGLKGKLQHWFGKDRARRLHQMTQQLHAAGAPVAESWGYSIEPGRALWFSQVLPFKSLLHWCGPALPGDKEQRKTILDSSLAAMVALHRAGFFHGDFKWGNLLFDERNQKIWLVDLDRVKPRSTRQFDKSAARDVARFMLDCEEAGMPKDEYLSIVSSYAERVDESVANIQLLVEPIYNVLKARHDARYGAGFRLSPPAD, encoded by the coding sequence GTGGCTAATCGTATTTCAAATATCACTCGACCGGAAATTGTTGATTGGCTGAGTAGCGACAGTAAATATTTCGAACTATTAAAAGAGTCGGCAATCAAGCGCGATGATGCAATGTTTTCAGCGCTTATTACCGTTGGCGAGCTGAAAGTTTTTTGTAAGTGCTTTCCACTGCAAGGCTTGAAAGGTAAGTTACAGCACTGGTTTGGAAAAGACCGTGCCCGGCGGTTGCATCAAATGACTCAACAGTTACATGCTGCGGGTGCGCCGGTGGCCGAATCCTGGGGCTATTCTATTGAGCCGGGAAGGGCATTGTGGTTTTCACAGGTACTGCCTTTTAAGAGTTTGTTGCACTGGTGCGGACCCGCATTACCCGGGGACAAAGAGCAACGAAAGACAATACTTGATTCTTCTCTGGCAGCGATGGTTGCCCTGCACCGTGCCGGATTTTTTCACGGCGACTTCAAATGGGGTAATTTACTCTTTGATGAGAGGAATCAAAAGATCTGGCTAGTTGATCTTGATCGGGTGAAACCGCGTAGTACCAGACAATTTGATAAATCAGCGGCTCGGGACGTGGCTCGTTTTATGCTGGATTGTGAAGAAGCGGGAATGCCGAAGGATGAATACCTGTCGATAGTATCCTCCTATGCCGAAAGGGTGGACGAGTCGGTCGCCAATATCCAGCTATTGGTAGAGCCGATTTATAACGTACTCAAAGCGCGACATGATGCCCGTTACGGGGCAGGGTTCAGGCTCTCGCCACCTGCAGATTGA
- a CDS encoding glycosyltransferase family 9 protein yields MTDSTRPSILIMMPTKHIGDLLISMKTIETINQSGNYGRCLLVADDRYRNLLEMSASTTPTLFYPRSKLTAGSWLSRLGTFRQFIGELRSHKYDIAIDLDGTILSSRLTRLCKARHKIGPHFSKRPGVYQQLVDVDTVNLHKHCDYTSMLKPLGIADPGSGYQQLHSPVDLPALANKLQQPVLLNDCHKVACLHVGATKAYKQWGEEKFAALADQILEQGWLCIFIGAGKIDRCSIDAIVEKMQHKHHSQLIDSCNRLNLQELVRLLERADIYIGNDSGPMHLSAATGTLTLGLFGPTDNRRWSPMGEYARVIRGSEPCASDCKRSVCSQNYRCMRSLSVENVLGYFPEQIQSAGGESLNPAP; encoded by the coding sequence ATGACTGATAGCACCCGTCCAAGCATTTTGATCATGATGCCCACCAAGCATATTGGTGACCTGCTGATCAGCATGAAGACCATTGAAACCATTAACCAAAGTGGTAACTATGGTCGCTGCTTATTAGTGGCAGATGACCGCTATCGCAATTTGCTTGAGATGTCTGCAAGCACTACACCAACCCTGTTTTACCCGCGTTCGAAGTTAACCGCGGGTTCGTGGCTTTCAAGACTCGGCACATTTCGCCAATTTATCGGGGAACTACGCAGCCACAAATACGACATCGCCATCGACCTGGACGGCACAATTCTCTCCAGCCGCCTGACTCGTTTGTGCAAGGCGCGCCACAAAATTGGGCCGCACTTTTCCAAGCGTCCGGGTGTATATCAGCAATTGGTTGACGTGGATACGGTCAATCTTCACAAGCATTGCGACTACACCAGCATGTTGAAGCCACTGGGTATTGCTGATCCGGGCAGTGGTTACCAGCAGCTCCATTCGCCGGTTGACCTGCCTGCATTGGCGAATAAATTACAGCAACCGGTTTTATTGAATGACTGCCACAAAGTAGCCTGCCTGCATGTCGGCGCCACCAAAGCTTACAAACAATGGGGTGAAGAAAAGTTTGCTGCACTCGCTGACCAAATATTGGAACAGGGTTGGCTTTGCATTTTTATTGGAGCGGGCAAAATCGATCGCTGCAGTATCGACGCCATTGTTGAAAAAATGCAACACAAACACCACAGCCAGCTTATCGACAGCTGCAACCGTCTAAATTTGCAGGAACTGGTCCGCCTGCTGGAGCGCGCTGACATTTACATAGGTAACGATAGCGGCCCCATGCATTTAAGTGCGGCCACCGGCACACTGACATTGGGGCTGTTCGGCCCTACCGACAATCGCCGCTGGAGCCCGATGGGAGAATATGCACGGGTTATTCGAGGCAGCGAACCCTGTGCCAGTGATTGTAAACGCAGCGTTTGCTCACAAAACTATCGCTGTATGCGCTCGCTGTCGGTAGAGAATGTACTGGGCTACTTTCCTGAACAAATTCAATCTGCAGGTGGCGAGAGCCTGAACCCTGCCCCGTAA